The following are from one region of the Coffea eugenioides isolate CCC68of chromosome 2, Ceug_1.0, whole genome shotgun sequence genome:
- the LOC113759650 gene encoding uncharacterized protein LOC113759650, whose translation MAQNQQRAEATIMQNRQRTEATIMQHQQRTDSEMQDIRNQISQMATTINRLESQVNGRLPSQPELNLKNVSAMTLRSGKEIQGPEPMIPKDKDEEKIENELEREDSNCADLKVLPDPIITVKTNPPPFPCRLEKSKKQDKEKEILEVFRKVEINIPLLDAIKQVPKYAKFLRDLCVNRRRLRGDERVIVGENVSAVLQRKLPPKCGDPGRFTVPCKIGNTLIRNILLDLGVSINVMPKSMYASLNLGPLKETEIIIQLADRTNAYPDGLVEDVLVKVNELIFPADFYVLDMDDDHSPDPSPLLLGRPFFSTAQTKIDVNMEFSEFACRDKFKLTENKYKGMKALYEVKRSRKLRKKAALKGYLDPRGGHRFPGKLSYTQIEEWCSMSSQRH comes from the exons atggcgcaaaatcagcaaaggGCGGAGGCAACCATTATGCAAAATCGGCAAAGGACGGAGGCAACCATTATGCAACATCAGCAAAGGACGGACTCCGAAATGCAGGACATAAGAAATCAGATAAGTCAAATGGCCACaacaatcaaccgtttggagtcccaagtAAATGGAAGATTGCCATCCCAACCTGAACTGAACCTGAAGAACGTAAGCGCAATGACTTTAAGGAGCgggaaggaaattcaggggCCTGAACCTATGATCCCTAAGGATAAGGATgaggaaaagatcgaaaatgaaCTTGAGAGGGAGGACAGCAATTGTGCAGATCTAAAGGTACTTCCAGACCCAATAATTACAGTTAAAACTAATCCTCCTCCAtttccttgcaggttggaaaaatCGAAGAAGCAGGACAAGGAGAAAGAGATCCTGGAGGTCTTTCGCAAGGTAGAAATCAATATCCCCCTACTAGACGCCATCAAGCAAGTGCCGAAGTATgcaaaatttttgagggacCTATGTGTCAATCGAAGGAGGCtgaggggagatgaaagagTTATTGTTGGGGAGAATGTGTCAGCAGTTCTCCAAAGAAAGCTACCACCAAAGTGTGGGGATCCAGGTAGGTTTACTGTCCCATGCAAGATAGGTAATACTCTGATTAGAAATATCTTGCTGGATTTAGGAGTATCGATCAACGTAATGCCAAAATCTATGTATGCTTCTCTGAATCTcggtccattaaaagaaaccgagataataattcaattagctgaccgaACAAATGCATACCCTGATGGGTTGGTCGAGGATGTGCTGGTTAAAGTTAATGAATTGATATTCCCGGCTGActtttatgtacttgacatggatgatgatcaTTCCCCTGACCCCTCACCTTTGCTACTAGGTAGACCCTTTTTTAGCACAGCACAGACAAAAATTGACGTTAATATGG aattttctgagtTTGCTTGTAGGGATAAATTCAAACTTACTGAGAACAAGTATAAGGGGATGAAAGCACTGTATGAGGTGAAAAGgagtagaaaattaagaaagaagGCTGCACTCAAAGGCTATTTGGATCCTAGGGGGGGCCACCGATTTCCAGGAAAATTGAGTTACACCCAGATTGAAGAGTGGTGttcaatgtctagccaaagacattaa